Proteins from a genomic interval of Rattus norvegicus strain BN/NHsdMcwi chromosome 2, GRCr8, whole genome shotgun sequence:
- the Ube2d3 gene encoding ubiquitin-conjugating enzyme E2 D3 isoform X1 — MALKRINKELSDLARDPPAQCSAGPVGDDMFHWQATIMGPNDSPYQGGVFFLTIHFPTDYPFKPPKVAFTTRIYHPNINSNGSICLDILRSQWSPALTISKVLLSICSLLCDPNPDDPLVPEIARIYKTDRDKYNRLAREWTEKYAML; from the exons GAACTTAGTGATTTGGCCCGTGACCCTCCAGCACAATGTTCTGCAGGTCCAGTTGGAGATGACA tGTTTCATTGGCAAGCCACAATTATGGGACCT AATGACAGCCCATATCAAGGTGGTGTATTCTTTTTGACAATTCATTTTCCTACAGACTACCCCTTCAAACCACCTAAG GTTGCATTTACAACAAGAATTTATCATCCAAATATTAACAGTAATGGCAGCATTTGTCTTGATATTCTAAGATCACAGTGGTCTCCTGCTTTAACTATTTCTAAAG TTCTTTTATCCATTTGTTCACTGCTATGTGATCCAAACCCAGATGACCCCCTAGTGCCAGAGATTGCACGGATCtataaaacagacagagacaa GTACAATAGGTTAGCAAGAGAGTGGACAGAGAAATACGCTATGTTGTAG
- the Ube2d3 gene encoding ubiquitin-conjugating enzyme E2 D3 — protein sequence MALKRINKELSDLARDPPAQCSAGPVGDDMFHWQATIMGPNDSPYQGGVFFLTIHFPTDYPFKPPKVAFTTRIYHPNINSNGSICLDILRSQWSPALTISKVLLSICSLLCDPNPDDPLVPEIARIYKTDRDKYNRISREWTQKYAM from the exons GAACTTAGTGATTTGGCCCGTGACCCTCCAGCACAATGTTCTGCAGGTCCAGTTGGAGATGACA tGTTTCATTGGCAAGCCACAATTATGGGACCT AATGACAGCCCATATCAAGGTGGTGTATTCTTTTTGACAATTCATTTTCCTACAGACTACCCCTTCAAACCACCTAAG GTTGCATTTACAACAAGAATTTATCATCCAAATATTAACAGTAATGGCAGCATTTGTCTTGATATTCTAAGATCACAGTGGTCTCCTGCTTTAACTATTTCTAAAG TTCTTTTATCCATTTGTTCACTGCTATGTGATCCAAACCCAGATGACCCCCTAGTGCCAGAGATTGCACGGATCtataaaacagacagagacaa gTACAACAGAATATCTCGGGAATGGACTCAGAAGTATGCCATGTGA
- the Ube2d3 gene encoding ubiquitin-conjugating enzyme E2 D3 isoform X2, giving the protein MFHWQATIMGPNDSPYQGGVFFLTIHFPTDYPFKPPKVAFTTRIYHPNINSNGSICLDILRSQWSPALTISKVLLSICSLLCDPNPDDPLVPEIARIYKTDRDKYNRLAREWTEKYAML; this is encoded by the exons A tGTTTCATTGGCAAGCCACAATTATGGGACCT AATGACAGCCCATATCAAGGTGGTGTATTCTTTTTGACAATTCATTTTCCTACAGACTACCCCTTCAAACCACCTAAG GTTGCATTTACAACAAGAATTTATCATCCAAATATTAACAGTAATGGCAGCATTTGTCTTGATATTCTAAGATCACAGTGGTCTCCTGCTTTAACTATTTCTAAAG TTCTTTTATCCATTTGTTCACTGCTATGTGATCCAAACCCAGATGACCCCCTAGTGCCAGAGATTGCACGGATCtataaaacagacagagacaa GTACAATAGGTTAGCAAGAGAGTGGACAGAGAAATACGCTATGTTGTAG